A stretch of DNA from Oreochromis aureus strain Israel breed Guangdong linkage group 23, ZZ_aureus, whole genome shotgun sequence:
tTCAGTAGACGTCAGGTCTTTGGGTCCTTGTGCTGCTAAAAGAGGAAAAGGAACGCAAATTAGCCATGTGATGTAGGTTAAGGGGCTATCTGATTAGTTGAGAGAGTACCCTGACTACCCTGCTGTTTGCGTGCTTTGCCTTGCACTACTGTGGAGAGCTTTTAAAGAAGTGCATGTACTGGATGTAGCCCGGATAGGAATTCCGCAGTAAGTACttataattcccatggacttaaatGCAACAATAAAATAGGTGTTACTTTCCCGGTcatttctcaatatgcgtattTGTGTGTACTTGCGTTGTCGTGGACTTGTGATATGTCATCATTCacagaccaagtactgttccaattcaaagTAAGCATCAAGCCAAGTAGGCTTAAAATTCCCGGGTGTGTTCTCGCTCCTCCGATTCTGTCGAGCATGCATCagtggtgacttgtgtggacttggtgaagccaaatatcccagaatgcattttgtCCAAAATTCAAACACGGCAATGGAGgagaaaaacagctaaaaagttttaaatattattgtttctgtgacacaaaataaacttttaagatattttcaggtgagaatgtagctgtgtaaacctatAATATCTGCtcaatttatcaagacatcacatatttgcaaaagtgctctgatATTTTTGGAGAGGTCTGTTAGCCCACCAGCTCAGTGGCTGACTGGAAGGTCAAGGCTCATTAAAGCTGGcgagaacagcggactcccgggaCGTCGCTTGACTGtctactaaaaataaaaataaaagcgttctaacatctcacctgtctgtttttattcaaacaTACATGTATACTATTTTTCTTAATAGAGAGATTAAGCTTGTCTTTCTGTCATGTAGTGATTGTACTTAACTGTATAAAGCCTATTAGACATTATAAAACAAATCATATGCAATGGCGAATTTTGCCAAACTGCTTAAAATACctttttaaactcttttttttcccttaaagaAATCTACTAAAAATTGCTAGGTGGCAATTTTTTACATCATGTGTGATTTCCATTCcaaatattaatcacagttaaattgACGGGAGATGGCAGTAAAAACTCTGAAGCTGAGGTATCACCAACTACACTGCCGTTCCAATTGTAGAATGATTGCGCTGCGTTCTGGGGAAGTCTGGACTTCCGTCTAATTTTACAAAGTACAGACTAGCAAAAACAGACTTGCATACTTGAGTACTTAGACAACACCTGTGTTTCCGTCTGTGTTTTCCAGCTGACAAACTGGCCTGTAATGAGTGTGAATGTCAGTGTGCTGGGGGCCTATATGTGAGTATAGCGCATTTAGTATATTTACATAGAGTATTTCTGATAAGGTATCAGTGAGTTAACCACTAAGACTTAGTATCATTTCAAAGGGTATTCAAAGAGTATATTTCATTTACTGAAGGAACTGTAATATcatttgagttaaaaaaaaaacaaaaacaaaaaaaacgtgtGTTTTTGTACATTGTCTGTCCTACCCTTATGTTCagtaaatgttcagtttctgtcCTAAAGAGTGGTCTGGGGTCAATTCTTTCTTTAATGTTTATACAGGCAAGGGATTTACTGTTAGTATCCCTGATTCCTGTCCATACGAGAACCATTTGTGGTATCTGTGCTATAAAGAACCCAACACCCCAACTAGGAGGTCGAAACTGAGGTAAGTGGGGTTAGACTCAGTATAACGAGTGGGTTGCTACATGTACAAGGACTTCTGACCTTAAACAAgagcaataaactacaaaaaatctGAGACCAAGTCTATCAAAATGTCCAGCATGGATATATGAAAAATGAAGAGGCACTGCATTgtatataaaatgaaatatactTGGGGAAGACTACTACATTTATTGCGGTAACCACACAGgtttaaagctgttttgtgGGAGGAGCAAGAGCTGGTCTGGTGTTTTGGGGAAGTCAAACCCAGGGTCGGAACTGCTTCAGTAATGCCTACCATGAgtcttatttttaattaattgaaaataataatccaaaaaaaacaaaacaaaaaaaaaaactaaccaaGCTCAAATGTGTCCTATTACAGGCAATCACATGGGTATATTTCACATTGACCaatacctcttttttttttaaaactgaacaAACATGTCCTAAGTTCTGAGGTTGCTAATACAGGATGAAGAAACTTTCCTTCTACTTCTGTGGATGCCATGTCTTAGACAATCTGAGGTTTTTATTACACTGTTTTCGCCCCTTTATGAAGTATTTACACCAAAAGTGTTAGTGGGgggaaaagaaagtgaaaaaaaagtttgagagAACTGTTAACAAATAGGTCACCTGTAATAAATGGGTTACAGTCTTATGAAACATTCCATCAGTTTTTCATTGCACACAATGCAGGGGAAAGGTTAGAATAACAATTAAGTGACTTTATTATATTTAGGTTTTTTCCTACTTTCTAAAGAAAATATACTTTCTGCATTAATATGACTTAGAACTGATATTTGGGCAGGATTTATTTTCTCCTTCAAACcattggtgtttttttttttttagataattctctctctctctctctctctctctgcttttttgAGTCACTGAAGTTCACCCAGCTGTTCTTTCTTCCTCCTATGATGAAGTCAGGCTcaaaattcttgtttttttgtggggggGTTTTGACAAAAACAGTAAATCCGAGCAAATATTTAGGAATATGTTGCTAATAATTGTGTAATGAACAATCAATACTGCAAGAACCTTCAGAATACTGTCAGAAATTGGGATTTTAAGTTTAGTGGACAAAGTGCCTCTGAAATAAAGACTTCTGTTTttaagaaagaataaaaatctCAATTTTAAGAAATTTAACATTATGTTGTGTAAATTCAAATTAAACAGTGAATAAATATCACCGATAACCTCCTATACTGATTATTTCTATGAAGACATTTCTATAATGTTTCCCAAAATTCTATATCATTAATGCCCATAAGAAGCTTAAATATGTCATTTGGAAGTTTTTGTCCTACTAGCGTGAAAGGATATTGGTATGTCATAGACACAAAATCTCTCTATATATGTAAGTTTATCAGTTCATAAAGTAATTTtctaaaaagaaagaataacaaaaacaaaacgtgACTATAAAAAATGTTATGACTGTTTTTCAGAGTAGAATCATCCACTCAAAGGTAAATAAAAGGTCCCTTAACAATTGCTAAGCTTAGCTGTTTGTGCAACAATATAGATTTTAAATGACAGTGTATGGACATTTTtgaatcctgacctgagagttttaAGTCTACATTGTGGAGTCTCCACTGCgccagacagaagcttcacgccTGAATCATGCAcgttgttgttactcaggtccagctctctcagactagaggaccGGGAGCTAAGAAACGAGGACAGAGCTTCAtagcttctctctgagaggttacagGCGCTCAGTCTGAAAATTAATCAAGAACACAAATAATATGTTTCATatatttaatcacatttttttcagtaataCTATGGAAACCTCATAAGATGCAACAACAAATGGATGGACTTTAATTGGTTAATTTTCAGAAACAAAATATCTCTTGATCTGACCTCAGACTAGTCAGCTTGCAGTTCAGATTTTGCAGTCCAGCAGAAAGACTGTCAGAGCTTCTCAATGAGAGGTTAAAAAgactcagtctgaaaattaaaacatGAACAATGAAACAACACTCGTTAAACTGTAATCAGGGTTCAGTAAGGAGCTACTTACTACTACATTTAGCGCTATTTACTTGCAATGTGTTTTAAAGAATCCTTATCATCTGAGGTTAAACAGGTTAAAAATGTGACAGTTTCACTTaaaactaatttaaaaacaacaattgATAAAGCGGACATTCATGGGCTAAATCTTTAACTGTTTAATTTTGtcagctgaaaaaaaagaccaaaagaaaaacaatgaatatacttgatctgacctcagagttCTCAGTTTACAATGTGGACTCTCCATTGcttcagacagaagcttcactccggAATCCTCCAAGctattgttactcaggtccagctctctcaggcTCGAGGACTGGGAggtgagaactgaggacagagctctacagcttctctctgaaagTTCACAGATGCTCAGCctacaaaaaaataagaaaaaatacagaaagatTATATTTATGGCATTTGTTCAACCTAgacaataaaaactaatatattgGAGTCCACTAGAAGTTATCGTTAACTAGAAATCTCTTCAGTCATAAAATGAAGGAAACTATTTAAATTTCCTTAAAATCCTAATTACACTTCTGTATTTGCATATAAATAAGTTACAGGCTGTTCAGTGCGCAGGGTCTTTTAGGAGATCCATCTGTGGTGATCTGAATTAGGCTCTCCTGCTCAGACACTGATGACGAAGTAGGCACGGAGGTGAATGGGTGATGTATCCAATCATTTAACCCGCCCATCTATGAGAAGTATCAGCATAACTGCGCCGACAGCTCCTGAAGGTGCATGTTACAGTCATGCTTTACACTGTTTGATAATGTGTGcttctgtgttgtttttgacCATGCAGTTCTTCCAAAGGTTTAACTTCTTTATCATGGCCACAACTTTATCGTAAACAATGAATATGGTTGTAGAAATGCGTTGTAATCCGAGAGTGAGTTTGTTCAGACAGGAAAATATATCACACAGATGAGCCAGGCACATAAGGTACTCTACATCATGCAAATGTTCAGACAGGTCAAAGGGATGGTTACTGAAGAAAACCTTACGTTCTTCCCTCAGCTCAAAGAAACAGGTCAGCACTTTCCCTCTTGAGAGCAAGCAAACCTCTGTGTGGAGTAATAAAGTCTCAGGCTTGCTGCCCATCTCATTGCACAATGCAGCAAATAAGTGGGAGTTCAAAAAGTTAACAATTTTTACAGTGGTGTCCAAGACATGTTTCAGACGGACAGGTATTCCCTTTGCAGCAAGAGCCTCTCTGGATGCTGCAGTGTACCCAAGAGGAATCTGGCGCTACTGCTTGCACACGTAAACCACACCTCTGTGTCTCCCAGTCATGGCCCGTGCACCATCAGTGCAGATGCCAACACATCTGTCCCACACGAGTCCATGTGTGATCATGAATGTGTCCAACTTTTGAAAAATATCTACTGCAGTTGTCCTTTCTTCGAGTGGTTTACAGAACAGCGTGTTCTCCTTGACGGTTCCTTCATGAATGTTGCGCAAATATACAAGGAGATGCGCCAGGCCAGCCACATTCGTGGACTCATTCAGTTGTATTGCATAAAATCCACTGTGGCGTATGTGCTGAAGTAGCTGctgtaaaacattttctgaTGTTGCATTGATGAGACAGCATTGTTTGATGATGGAATGGACTGTATTgtcttttttgccttttcccCTCAACATTCTCACTACCATATCTAAAGCAGCAGGGAGAATGCGGTCCTCCACAATAGTGTggggtttgttgtttttagccACTCTAAAATTGACCATGTAAGATGCTTGtggtctgtttttattcataggATCTGGATCTCGAATACAGCTTTTACTTGTTGAAAGTGATTTTAACTGTCGCTCAAAATATTCtcttggtttatttttcaaatggGGATGATTTGTCTCTAAATGTCTGCGCAATACTTAAGGTTTCATTGAGTTGTGAAACAATACTTGCACAATTATCACATTATGGCTGGGAAAATCACCAGTATTTATACATGTGAACACCAGTGAAATATAATTGTCATCATATTTGCGCTTCTTTGTGTTACAGTCAGAGGCGACATGCTTTCTCCCACTTTGAGGCTCCACATCAGACCCTTCGTTACTTTCCACATGACTGTCTCCATCTATGCTAGCTACTTGGCTAGTAACCACAGATACATCTGTGCTGGCATCCCAATCTGATGAACACATTGTTGAACAATCACCTGCACGGTCACTGGCAAATGCATCTTCAGATATGAGCTGACTGGTGGTAGTGGCCACTGTTTCGGTGGCAGAGCATTTTTTCTGGTTAACCATTTGTCCATTTCTTCAACAGTGCAACTTCAACAGTCAGGCGTCAGTCAATTGGGGAAGTCGCACCCATGTATTTTGTCAGTGCAATTGTTTTGCTAAACACCAGAGGGTGGtatatacacatgtatgtaATAGCCACATTAAACTGtattagtgcaaatttaggtgTTTTGAATTGGTAATTACCCTGTCCCATGTATCACCTACAGCCTCTCCCATACCCCCGAGGGTAGGTGTACCCTAGTTTGGAAACCAGCGcaataaagaataataatataGAAAAAAGTGAACTCCCATATTGAACTGAGCAGTGCACTAATGCAGAGAAATTACTTTAGAACACCAGAGATGAAATGAATGATAACTGAAGAGTAAACAGTAACAGAACACTGGACTGGTCCATGAGCTTTTGGTACAAAGAAAAAAGTTCTGGAAGGTACTTTGATAAGTGATAAACCCACAGATGTCTCAGAAATGCTGATAATTTCTGCTGCTCTGACAACTTAAAAGGATCATATGCTTGCAGATGATCATTCATTTCAATTTTTAAGGTTTTTTAATGGATCAGCACCCATCACAATGTTTAAATTTGTTAATTGCTCActtgattgtttttttgttaagtagaatcaacatttcaaaaataaagggATGAGTACATTTTTACTTACaaagctttgttggaggctttgatcACCGGTAGGAGTTTTAGAaaagcctcctctgaagcagagtatttcttcaggtcaaacacatccagatctttttctgatgacagtaaaatgaagaccagagctgaccactgagcaggagaaagTTTCTCcgtggagagacttcctgaagTCAGacactgttggatctcctccactaaaGAACtgtcattcagttcattcagacagtggaacagattgatgcttttctctgcagatagattctcactgagcttcttcttgatgtactggactgtttcctgactgCTCTGTAAGTTTCTTCCTGTCTGTGTGAGCATTCCTCGTAGGAGAATCTGACTGTTCTctagtgaaagacccaggaggaagcggaggaacaagtccaggtgtccatttggactctgtaaggccttgtccacagcactctggtggaaGTGCTTAAATGTAGATTGTCCCGTTTCAGACTTCTGGGAGGTTGTTTGTTCTTtcagcagattgagtccagagttgatgaaggtcagatggacatgaagagcagccagaaactcctgaacactcaggtggatgaagcagaacaccttgtcctggtacagtccactctcctctttaaagatctgtgtgaacactcctgagtacactgaggctgctctgatatcgatgccacactctgccaggtctgattcatagaagatcaggtttcctttctgcagctgatcaaaagccagttttcccagagaatcaatcatcttcctgctctctggactccagtgtggatctgtctcagctccttcatcatacttgaccttcttcactttggcctgaaccaccaggaagtggatgtacatctcagtcagggtcttgggcagctgtcctcccgttctggttttcagcacatcctccagaactgtagcagtgatccagcagaagactgggatgtggcacatgatgtggaggcttcgtgatgtcttgatgtgggagatgagcctgctggcctgctcctcatctctgaatctcttcctgaagtactcctccttctgcaGGTCAGTGaatcctctgacctctgttaccatggaaacacagtcaggagggatttgattggctgctgcaggtcgtgtggttatccagaggcgagcagagggaagcaggttCCCCCTGATGAGATTtattagcagcacatccactgaggtggactttctagggtcagttaggattgtagttttgtggaagtccagaggaagtcgacactcatccagaccatcaaagatgaacacaacctggaagtcttcaatgCTGCTGATTCCtccttctttggtttcagtaaagaagtgatgaacaagttccaccaagctgaacttttcctctttcagcacattcagctctctgaaagtaaatggaaatatgaactggatgtcctggttggctttgtcttcagcccagtccagagtgaacttctgagttaaaactgttttcccaatgccagccactccatttgtcagcactgttctgattggttcatctcttccaggtgaatCTTTAAacatgtcttcttgtctgactCTGGTTTCTGGTCTATCTGATTTCCTGGATGcagtttcaatctgtctgacctcatgttcatcattgatctctgcagtccctccctctgtgatgtagagctttGTGTAGATCttattcagaagggttgggtttcctgctttagcaatcccctcaaacacacactggaacttcttcttcaacTTAGATTTAAGCAGAGGCTGACAACTTTGAAGAGCCtctaaataaatcattaaaaataacaagaaaaaaaaacagtctgtttatttctttgtctttttttttttttttgcatttttacatattttttcttCAAATGTACTTAGATCTCAAATTACAATACTGAAGAAATCTTATTAATTATAAGTGCACCATCCTGCTATTAAAGTGAAGAGAAAATTGTTTCAGTTACATTAGTACTAAACCAAAAAGCTTGGATGCCGGACATTGTTTACATTCTAATGTTTATTCATATTTCTTGTAGTTTTTTTCACTTCAGGGTATCTGCCTGGAGGATAGACAGCAGGTAGTATTTTGCCTGTTACCAGCATGATGAGGAAGTGGGAGAGAAGCAAACAGCTGCTGACGTTGTTTATATTCAACAGTGAATGATTTAGTCTATCTTCTTGGACATACGCAGATGGATATTAGCCATCACATAACAATCATATATTTACCAGCATTCCCTTTAACAAGTTTTAgatcattttattatattatcaaATCTGTGTCTTTTAGTGATTGTACACAGGGCAAGAGCATGGTGACAACTGATCACTCATACCAACATTTACCATCtttgtgtttggttttaaacaggttttaaactgtgatgaaggACGGGCAAAGATATCActtttcctcttcctttttGATCAAGTGTGTACTTCCACTGACATTTTAACGAATGGTCTCAAAGAGTTACTTAAATTACTTTTCCTCTTGTTTGGATTGTTGTGTTATTTGTGCTTCTTCAATGTTGATGTCATGAAAATACATCTGTCTTCATTCACTGAGTGATGCTCAGCTTGAGATACAACAAATCATCACCAAACCAAAGAAGCTCCTGTTctgttataattttaataaatggaaCTTCTGCACAGTCACACTAAAGGTTTTTAAACCTACatatgtaaaattaaaaaaaatggcttTGTGGCTTGTGTAACCAATGggaacatttaaaaactaaacaggTTTTCAACTCTGGACTTCTCCAAATTTTGTCACTAAAAATCCCACTGAACTTTCATGCTGTCTTTCAACTGCTACCTACACTGTTTCAAATAAACGTCTGAGGGGAATTCAATATTTCACATTAAATTCCTGCCGTAAACTCGAAAATGGATTATGCACATTGTGACTCTTAGAAGACTGGAATATTTTTCCTTTATGGGCTTCTGAAGCACTCAAGGCAATCAGTTTTCACGGTTTTAACAACTAAATAAGATTACTGTTCACATAAATAGAgctaagaaaaaaatcaatgttaaaaaaataattctgaGCAGTCTATTTTAAGTTAAACGCTTATGTGATATAATTTCTCTCAAGTGTAATACTTTAGTTTACTATTCTCTGTAAGTACAACACACTTAAAGCCCTTGGTTAGTACAACATACTTCTTATTCCACCTCATTACTTTTCAGGGAGTTGTTTTCAGCATGTCTCTAAgagatttttttattcttttgtacaTGTTTGTAGTTTGTACATGTGATGATTGTGGTCAGAGTGGTCTTGCAGGCAAGGATTTAAGAGGTAATTGCAGGGTTTATTCTGCTACCAATACATCTAACGATCTTCAATCCTTCATGGCCGTTTgggaaagggttttttttttccattgtgagCAGCCCTTTAATAAATCCAAATGTATGTTGTGGAATGAAGTTCCCGCTTTCTGCTTTTCATTATATTAAATTCTGAGGTTTTACACTTCACATCTCAACAAACTACAGAGAAAAGTGGACTCACCTTTTTGAGCAGATGGATCAGAGTATAAACGCAGCTGAGAGAAAAGGGAGAGATCTATAGTCTGAAGATGTCTGACCATTATCCTGCTGGCTTTGTCCCCTTTCTTCCTCACTGTATCAATGAAGCAACGTGCCTTATCTGCTCTGACTGGGTTCCCTTCCAGTATTGATTCTTTCTCCAATTCATTTAAGACACCGTCACTTACAAGGGCCTCAAGGAGCTGTTTAAGGATTTCTGTTGACACCCTCCAAACAAAAGCTGACCGCACCCTGGCAAGCTCCTCTTCTACAAGAAGAAGGAAGAGACATAAACATGTATCCCCCTCAAACATTGATGCCAAGGGGATCATTCTGAGTAAAGTTGCTTTCTTTTCCAAGCCCCTTAGACTGACAGTTGTCATGTTATGAAAATGTGCCAAAGAAAGATTAAGACATGTTGCAACAGATTTGAATTCGTGACCATTTTTAAAGACAGTATATagatacagggagtgcagaattattaggcaaatgagtattttgtccacatcatcctcttcatgcatgttgtcttactccaagctgtataggctcgaaagcctactaccaattaagcatattaggtgatgtgcatctctgtaatgagaaggggtgtggtctaatgacatcaacaccctatatcaggtgtgcataattattaggcaacttcctttcctttggcaaaatgggtcaaaagaaggacttgacaggctcagaaaagtcaaaaatagtgagatatcttgcagagggatgcagcagtcttaaaattgcaaagcttctgaagcgtgatcatcgaacaatcaagcgtttcattcaaaatagtcaacagggtggcaagaagcgtgtggaaaaaccaaggcgcaaaataactgcccatgaactgagaaaagtcaagcgtgcagctgccaagatgccacttgccaccagtttggccatatttcagagctgcaacatcactgggtgcccaaaagcacaaggtgtgcaatactcagagacatggccaaggtaagaaaggctgaaagacgaccaccactgaacaagacacacaagctgaaacgtcaagactgggccaagaaatatctcaagactgatttttctaaggttttatggactgatgaaatgagagtgagtcttgatgggccagatggatgggcccgtggctggattggtaaagggcagagagctccagtccgactcagacgccagcaaggtggaggtggagtactggtttgggctggtatcatcaaagatgagcttgtggggccttttcgggttgaggatggagtcaagctcaactcccagtcctactgccagtttctggaagacaccttcttcaagcagtggtacaggaagaagtctgcatccttcaagaaaaacatgattttcatgcaggacaatgctccatcacacgcgtccaagtactccacagcgtggctggcaagaaagggtataaaagaagaaaaactaatgacatggcctccttgttcacctgatctgaaccccattgagaacctgtggtccatcatcaaatgtgagatttacaaggagggaaaacagtacacctctctgaacagtgtctgggaggctgtggttgctgctgcacgcaatgttgatggtgaacagatcaaaacactgacagaatccatggatggcaggcttttgagtgtccttgcaaagaaaggtggctatattggtcgctgatttgtttttgttttgtttttgaatgtcagaaatgtatatttgtgaatgtggagatgttatattggtttcactggtaaaaataaataattgaaatgggtatatatttgtttttgttaagttgcctaataattatgcacagtaatagtcacctgcacacacagatatcccctaaaatagctaaaactaaaaacaaactaaaaactacttccaaaaacattcagctttgatattaatgagttttttgggttcattgagaacatggttgttgttcaataataaaattattcctcaaaaatacaacttgcctaataattctgcactccctgtaactATGTGCAAGTgctctgacatttttttttctccaataaGCGTTACAAAAAGGCAAAGGGTTGTACCTCGTCTCTTTACATCCATACAGCTCATCAGACAAACCATTGATCTCCTACCTGCTGTAGAAGCTGCTTTAGTTGGTGGTTCTTCTACAGGTTCTTTCATCATCTTTCTATGAAAACATGAGAAGATGATTTTAACAGAAGAAATTGTGAACACAGCCATGTGTcacattaatttatttatattaaggTTTTAGTGTCTCGGCCACATACATCCAAAACTGAcctgtttgaaataaaacatcAATGACATGTGAATGTGGTGGTAACCACATGATAATAAGGTAATAATGGTTGATGCTTTTACTTTTTCAGGTATTAGTTCAgtgcaataataaaataatctaACCTTGTAAACCACAAATGCATCCTTATCCTCATCTTTAACTTATACTGTCAGTCTTCAGTTTTATACCCAAACTGGGTATAGAAGTGTGATCCTCCTACAgtaatgtgtgtatgtgtatatatatatatatatatatacacacatatattccCAGTGGAACCACCAAagcagctggatagcgtagtggttaaactacacgcctttggagcagaagatcgcaagttcgattcctgcctagggcgtctgtatccagtaagggtcctaaggctagaccccctatgctaagcgagcctaccgcagacatgagcgagacagataaatatgaaggcatgccggctcggacgtcgcccggatcaacaaggtccgcgtcaggtgttgaggaaccagggagCCCTGatgacaagtgggctactggaacaagaaggcattggtgggcaagagacgaaaacagggcgttgttggaatgctactacgcaagtaaccctggcggaaggggttacatgaataggatgagggacctatggattcttcgatacccaacatccacaatgagggcgaaacaactagtagctcagtgttccaacatttgaaagaagggactgctctcacagttagagattgacgaggtacaacataaatgctacggcaaggaggagtcagaacgccaggtcaggggggagatatcatcacccccacccgagattgggtacatagccccaagtgcgataagagaaggatcgttgagtgccagaggaactgacctgaaggataggatcatggccaagcttaaaacct
This window harbors:
- the LOC116314069 gene encoding NACHT, LRR and PYD domains-containing protein 12-like, with translation MMKEPVEEPPTKAASTAEEELARVRSAFVWRVSTEILKQLLEALVSDGVLNELEKESILEGNPVRADKARCFIDTVRKKGDKASRIMVRHLQTIDLSLFSQLRLYSDPSAQKEALQSCQPLLKSKLKKKFQCVFEGIAKAGNPTLLNKIYTKLYITEGGTAEINDEHEVRQIETASRKSDRPETRVRQEDMFKDSPGRDEPIRTVLTNGVAGIGKTVLTQKFTLDWCLTSGSLSTEKLSPAQWSALVFILLSSEKDLDVFDLKKYSASEEAFLKLLPVIKASNKALLSICELSERSCRALSSVLTSQSSSLRELDLSNNSLEDSGVKLLSEAMESPHCKLRTLRLSLFNLSLRSSDSLSAGLQNLNCKLTSLRLSACNLSERSYEALSSFLSSRSSSLRELDLSNNNVHDSGVKLLSGAVETPQCRLKTLSLSGCLVTADGCTFLASALSSNPSHLKELDLSYNHPGDSGIKLLSSGLKNPRWRLKTLRVEPAGVPWLKPGLRKCKCVFNVIYKNKAAHIQPSFVRVPGLLTQCFQLSFVTIEFSIPVPSSLSPHHTMMLTE